GGTACACGGCTGGGATTCAAGCCAGTCCCGCCGGCCCGGAGCCGGCGCGGCCTGCTTGCTCCGCACTGCCCCCTGCTGTCTGCATCCTCTCCCGGCATCTCTGAGGCAGAGCCTGGCCTGGTTCTCCCGCAGCTGGGGTGGGCACATCTGGCGACCCAAGGTTTTCACCGTTCTTCCCATGTCTGAGGGTGACCAGAAAAGCAGCTGTTGATTTTGGGGTTGCAGATAAATTTTATCTTGAGGGTGAGCTTGCAAATACAGAATCTGCAGATAACAGGGCCAGACTATGCTTCCAACCCCCCAGGAAAGGCCCCGCCCACcggcagccccgccccgccccgccccaccccgccccgcccccggagGGCTGGCCCACTTTGGGGCTCACCCCTCTCCTAGTGCTCCCTCAGCGCCTGGTGCTCAGTGACGCTCCGCAAGTGGCTGTCCAGAAAGTGTGAGCGGGAGGGCCGAATGCATGCAACTTCATTTTGAACCTTATTAACAGAATTTtaacttttgctcattatgcaTCTGCTGTATGTCTACTATAAAACATATTTGTTActtataaaatgtcaaaaagtggacagagaaacattttttaccaatttcttgtgtatttttcagAGGCAATCAAGCAAACATTTCTCTGAGTAGACGGACCACCCACTGGGGCAGACCTGGCAGCGTCAGGGTGCCGGCCAGCCCCGTCTCCCCTTGGAGGGTGCTGGGCTTGGGGGTGACTGCTCCCCTGGACCTGGCGAGGAGGGAGCCTGCACCTCTGAGGCTGGCCGTCCCGGTGGGAGGCTGAGGCTGCcccagctggggaggggcagtCTGGTCCCATGTGATGCTGCCCTGAGTCTGTGCTCTGCGGAGGCCCCCGTGGCTGGGGCCTGGGAGGCTCAGCTCATGTCTAGGTCCCGAGGAGCTGCTGCACATCTCATGTCTGGGAACGTGAGGGGGAGTGGCCGCTGAGCACAAACAGTCCCCGGTGACCTGCCAGAAACCTCTCCAAGGGACCGGTGCCCCACCACCAGCCTTTGCTGACTCCAAGCTGCTTGTTTGGGTACTTTACTGCTGGCCTGCCCTAACACAGAGACACATACGTCTGCCCCCCTCTGCACAGCACGCACACGTTCGTACCCACCTACATAGCAGCATACGCTCATTTACACAGCAGTTCACACACACGCGTGAACACCCGTGAACGTATGCACACACACTCATGGACGCTTCTGTGCctgtgagacacacacacacgtgccacAGCGTTCtgaaaaagcaagcaaaacaCCCAGGAAGTCTGCCTCCTGGGGCGAGGTGTGTCATGTTCCCCTCGTTTCTGCAGGATCCCCACCCCCATGTACGCTCCGAGTCACGCCGGGGAGTCCAGCGGGCAGCTCAAGGCTGACTGGGAGGCCGGGAGGAAGGCAGCTCTGCCCAGGTGGAGCTGGTCTCGGGGCAGAGCCTCACAGGGAGGAGCTGAATGCTGTGTGGCCCCGTCCGGAGCTGAGCTTCCATGTGTAGCCGGTTAACTAAGACAAGGACCAGAGAATAACAATCAAGCCTTTATTCACTCGCTGCAGCAGCCGAGCAGGAGCAGAGGGCAGGCGCTGCCTCCCCTGTCTGTTTCTCCTCCCTGGAAAAGTACCGTCAAGGTGAGTCCGCTGGCAGGACGGGGATGTCTCACTGCAGGGGGACCCCAGGCAAGAGGCTCCCACTGTTTTAAGgacgtggggtggggggaggggatggggaagcACTGAGCAGTGAGTCAGCCCCTGAGTGGAGATGCCTGGGCTAGGAGTGATCGGTGCCTAGTGCAGCCGGCCAGGGGCCTGCGTCCCGGCGTGCAGCTCCCCTCAGAGGCAGGGCGGCCCTGGCTGGGCTCCGAGCCTGGCGTGTGGAGGGCAGCCCCCCTGGGAGGACAGCCGGCGCAGCCGCTGCAGTTCCCGCTGCTTGGCTGCGAGACCTCACCCAAGACCCTGGCCTGGAGTCCCCTCTCCAGCAAGGAGGGGAGCAGGATGGAGCCCTGGGAGCCGGATGCCAGCCCCGTCCCAGGCCCCCTCACCCTTGGGTGGAGGCCCTTCAGGTGACAGTGGGGGCTGGGCTTGGAGGAGGAGCATCCTGCACGCTGCAAAGCCTGGACCCCAGGGCAGGAACACGGCGCCAGGCCTGCCAGGGGCCATGTAGGAGTTGGCAGGCCAGCCCGAGTGTCCCCCTGGATGAGGCCGTGGCCGTAGCCACCTGGGGCAGCTGACTGAGCCCAGGGCGGGCAGTTCCTGCTCCCTTGGGCAGCCGtcgcccacccacactgggggcAGAGCCAGAGCCAAGTTTGGGTCACGGGTCGAAGGTCACCGAGAAGCGAGGTCATCCTGCTTCCGCGCAGGACACCAGTCTGTGTCCGGGTAGAGAAGGCAGTGGATGGACTTAAACCTGGGAGGGAAGTGGGGgtcagggctgcagggagggagggctggtgcCAGCACGCCTCCCCTGCCCGCCCCTCACCTTGTGGGGTCCTGCTCCCGGCTGAAGCCTCCGGCCACGTTCACCACGTTCTGAGGGTTCTCAGGGCCCCCATAGCTCAGGGTAacctggggaagaggaggagggacagTCGCTCTCTTCGGGCCAGCGTCTCCTGCTGTGCCCTCCAGGGGAGAGGCCGCTCGGCCTCCCAGTTCCCCAGAGCCCCCGACCCGGTGCCCTCAGGGCAGACTCAGGAGCAGCACTGGAGGGCGACGTGGGCTGAGGGCCGCGGGCGGCCTCGGCCAGCATGCAAGACACCTAGAGAGGTGGCTGGCGCACGTGTGGGGGTGAGGGCTTTGCAACCCTCTGCCCAAAGCTGATCCTCCCTCCCGTCACCCCCGGACCGCTGCCCTGGGCCCATCTGCCTCGGAAAGCCCAGATGCTACCCTTTTCAAACGGGCCCCAACATTGAGTCTGGGAGCCCCCTACACCCAGGATCCTGGGGCCTGGCAAATTTGCCGGAGTGCTGGGACCCACCCCTGAGTCCTTGCTCAACCAGGAGCCCACTCGGGCGCCGAGTGGGATGAGCGCGCGGGacccagcagagggcaggggccGGGCGGGCCTACCTGCTGGAGCACGGAGTTGGGCGGCAGCCTCTGCAGGTTCTCCAGGTGGGAGTGGAAAAGGGAGCTGTGCAGCAGGCGGGCACCCAGCAGCCCCTCCACGATGTAGCCCACCGTGCAGTCGTCCGGCAGCCGCACGCGCTCGGCGGTGCTCATGAAGCtgcccaggctgggggtgggcagtggAGGACAGGTCAGCGCCACCCTATCTCTGTACCCCCAGCCCGCACTCTCGCCGCCCCACTCACCTGGCCCAGGGGCTCATCTTGAGGGCCAGGCCCCGGCTCAGGCAGAACCCGGCCCCGCCTGTAGCGAACCAAAACTTGACGGTGGTCACCTGGGTGGAGAGAGCTGGCAGTCAGGGCTCCCCACCCTGACTCTTCACCTAAACACCCCGGGGGTTGTCCTTAAGCCGCCCTTCAGGGCTCCTAGGCAAGCGACAGAAGGCCCCTCGGAGTGCCGGGGAACCCAGACTTCTCCCATGCAGTCTCCtgtggccccagcccctcccatggCCCCTCCTCACTGGCCCAGCTCCCGAAAAGCCCCCTCTGGGTGGATCGGACACCTGCCTCTTCCCGGCTGGGGTCTCCATGCTCTCAGCTGCCCCTCCCCGGCCCCAGCACTCACGGTGCCACCTTCCTGGACCCGCTCAGTAGCCTCGATGGGGTGGTCCAGGCTGGGCCGCCCCAGGTAGACGTCCTGGCTAGGTGAGAAGGtggccagcagctgcagcaggccTTCCGAGTTCACGTAGTTGTCATCGTCCACGTGGCAGAACCACCTGGGAGAGGTGCAGGACTCTCTGGAGCGAGGCCTGGCCCAGGGGGAGAGgcctccaccccaggcccaggGGTGTGGGCCCAGCCTCGGCCCTGGGCACTCTGGGGGGAGGGCATGGGCGCGCAGCCACCACGTACTTGCGTCCGGACTCGATGAACTTGTCATACTCCACCGACATCTtgcagcacagagcctggcggGTGTGCACAGCCGAGCAGTTGGTGTTGACGACGTGGCTGCCTGCCGGGTGGAGACACAGAAGCATGGAGGCCAGGGCGAGGCCCACTGCCAGCCCACCCCACTGAAGTCAGGGCAAAATGCAGCTGTCCTGCTCAAGGCTCCAAGGCGGGGTACAACGGTAGACCTGTCGTGGCCCCACTCGGATGACCCTGCTGCTGACCTCTGAGGTCCAGACAGACGACAACCATTGAAGCCTACAAGGAGAAACTCGCCCGGAAACAGGACTTGAGGTGAGACCATCCTGATTGAAGCAGGCCTGGAAGGGACGGTTCCTTACTGGCACCTCTTCAGGGGACATGGCTCTAGCCAGGGACCCTGGGAAGTCAGCCAGTGGCCGAGGGAGGCAAGGGAGGCAGAGCGTGGCTGGCAGAGTGGGCCCTGGACGCTGGGTCAGTGCCAGGTGGGCATCCTGACTCTGTTCTCTACCAGTTGTGTGACCCTGGGAAGGTGCTTCAACACCCCCACCCCGCCTGCACACAGCAGGGGGCCGTGTGGCACTGGACTGAGGGACACCTTGGAGGAGGCCTTCAGGCaggccagcagggctgggctcGGGGGGCACGCACCTCCCTGGAGCTGCAGCTCAGGGTCGTCCCCGTCGGTGAAGATGAATGTCTGCGGAGAGACAGCCTGTGAGGcatcggggtgggggggcaggctGAGCTCAAACAGGTTGGGGTCACCGAAAAGGGGGGGCAGTGTTCCAGGGATAGCCTGCCAGAACACTCAGCACGCCTGGTGCCACTGGGGCTGGGCCTGCTCTCACTGGAGAAGTTTCTGGGGTCTCATCCAGTATCAGCCGGAGAACCCACCCAACACTGAGCCCAGAAAGGGGCGGGAGAGGGTGGACATACTCATGGTCTGGGGCTTGACTGccctgctggggacacagcagtgggcaGCGGGTCCTGGGCGGGGTTGAAGGGGGGGGGGTCCCAAGGCGGAGGTGCCGGGTACAGGTCCCAGGTGGAGGATCCCAATGGTGGATGTCCAGAGGGCAGGAGTCGTGGAGGGGGTGGTGGCAGTGCCGGGATGGGGGTCCCAAGGTCGGGAATCCGGGGGGCAGGGATCCCAGGGCGTGAGAGGCGGCCGGGGTCGGCGGGGTCCCCCGGCGGGCGGGGCCCACCTGCCGTCGGGCGCGGGAGATCCAGGTGCGCAGCAGCAGCCCCAGGCGCGGCCCATGGTTTTTCCGGGTGGTCTTGACCGCGATGAAGACGTCGTCGGGCCGCAGGAGCGGGGAGGCGGCGGGCCGGGCAGGGGGCGCGCGCGGGCCGGGGTCGGGGGTCGGGGCCCGGGTCGGGGCCGGGGCCCGGGTCGGGGCCGGCACGGGCGCGCGggacagcggcggcggcagcggcagcagcagcagcgcggCCAGGGCCGCGGCCAGCGCGAGGCAGGCCCGGCACAGAGCCCCTCGCGCGCGGCTCATGCGGCCGCGGGACCCGCGGGCACCGCCCGGCCAGGCGCGCCGCGGTCCCTTTAAGGGCCGCCCCCTCCCGCGCCACGACCCGGAAGCGGCGGTCGCGCTGCCCCGGAAGTGGACGGCGCGCTGCGGCGGGGTGGGCGAAGATGCCGCTGCCGGTTCAGGTGTTTAACTTGCAGGTAACGAGCCGCGGCCGGCGGCCCCTCCGCGCCCCCGTCGCCGGGCCGGAGCGGGGCCGGCCGTGCGCGCCCCCCGCGCGGCGTCCTCCCCGCGCCCGGCCTCCGGCCGCAGCGTCCCGCCCGTCGGCCCCGCAGGCCCGGCGCGCTAACGCTCTCTCTCCTTCAGCAGCCAGCCAGCTCTGTGTCAGGGTCGGGGGGTGCAGAGAGTCAGGAAAGAATGAGGGCTGGCCCGGCCCCCCGCGCGGCCGCGTCGTCAGTGGCAGATGTGCACTGCGCCGCTCCCAGCGGTAGGTCAGAGCTCTTCCAGCCGGGCACGGCCGGGGACTTCAGCCTGAGTGCCAGCCTGTCGGCCTGTACGCTGCTTTATGAGGTACCTTCCAGGACAGGGGCCAGGACCAGGGCGCCCAGGCGACCCCCTCCCGCCTCCCGGCCGCGGCCCCGTCCCGCGGCGGGACTCGGCCCGGCGCTGCCTCTCCGGCTGCTCGGACGCGCCCGGGTCGAGGCCGCGTCCGTTTCGTCCCTGTTACTCGGAGGAGGCTGCGTCAGGATGGCGGCTGGGAACGCGTAGGGACCCTCGGGGGTCCCTGGGTAGCGGTCCTCCGGCATCTGCTTCCAGCCCCAGAGATGGGCTGTCGCAGTCCGGCCTGGGGTTCAGCTCCTGAGCCGCCAGTCTTGCCAGGAGGCTCCCCCTATGTGGCCGCGCTGGATGTGGTGGGGGTGCGGAGGGGCTTGGGGGACAGGAGCCCGCCCACCCGGGAGATGGCAGCCGGGCTCAGCTGGGGCACACTGAGGGTCTCTTGTCCTCCCTGGGCGACCCCTGCTCGAGGTGCCAAGGTGCTGACCTGTGTTGCAGGGGGCAGTGGAGCCCATGCAGATTGACGTGGACCCCCAGGAGGACCCGCAGAACGCGCCCGATGTCAACTACGTGGTGGAGAACCCCACCCTGGTACAGAGCCTGGCAGGTGCTGGGGGGGGAGGTTGTTGGGGTGTGTCCTGCTGGGAGGTCCAGGCTAGGCTCCCCACTCTGACCACGGCTTTTCCTGATCCAGAACCGTTAGGTCTCATAATGGGTTCCTAGTCAGCTCCAGAGTCTGCACCTGCTTCTCTGCCCCGGAGGAGCCCTGTGTGCCAGGCCGCCCCGCAGGTGGAGTTTCACCACCAGGGCAGGCCTTCCTCGCGGCCTAGCCTGGGAAGCACCATCTCCTTGCTGCTCAGCTTCATAACTGGCAGTTATGGGCCGGCGCCTGTGTGGCTCTGGCCACTCACCCCTGGGCGGCGCTCTACTCGAGGCCCATTCACTGGCCCACCCTGAGTGGCCTCTCGGCACCTGGACAGTAGTTTATTTGGTGCCCACATGCCTAGTTGTTCCCATAGTGGGTGCAGGGTCTCTCGAACCCAGGGAAGGGTTAGCATTCAGGCCCTTGCTCCTGACTCACTGGCCGGGGCTTGGGGTCTGGGGTCCCAGCTTGcaccatccccccacccccaggacctgGAGCAGTACGCGGCCAGCTACAGCGGCCTGATGCGCATTGAGCGCTTGCAGTTCATTGCTGACCACTGCCCCCCACTGCGGGTGGAGGCCCTGAAGATGGCCCTCTCGTTCGTGCAGAGGACTTTCAACGTGGACATGTATGAGGAGATCCACCGCAAGCTCTCAGAGGCTGCCAGGTGAGGCTGGGGCTCCGCAAGACAGGCAGGGGCGCAGGCACTAGGGGCTGGGTGTGGTGTGTCTCCATCGGGGCCAGTCTGGGCAGGcgcccttcctctgctcctgcagcGCCTGGTCCCACGACACAGTGAGAGGGCTTTCTTGTTGAAAAGCCAGGAGGAGCGGTAAATGGCCCATTGGGCTAGATTCTCACTCTCCCAGCTGAGAATTCAGGTTCTCTCCATGTCATCCTGGGCTGTTTTTGCACACCTATGTGTGTGGCAGTTCTGACACTGAGCAGAGCCAGTGGAGAAGACAATGTGATTCCTTCTCAGCACGGCCACAGGGCCCGTTTCCCGCTTGGCTTCCCCACCAGGCTGCAGGCTCCTGTGGTTGGGACTGCCCCTGTGCCAACTGGGCGCTCTCCTGGTAGGGGTGAGGGCTGCTGGAAGCACCCGCCTTCCTGTACGTGGGCCCTTGATGGCCAGGTCCTCCCTTAGGGAGCTGCAGAACGCACCTGACGCCATCCCAGAGAGTGGTGTGGAGCCCCCGCCCCTGGACACGGCCTGGGTGGAGGCCACCAGGAAGAAGGCCTTGCTGAAGCTGGAGAAACTGGACACTGACCTGAAGAACTACAAGGGCAACTCTATCAAGGAGAGCATCAGGTGCGCGGGGTAGTGGAGGGGCCCACCGAGGGCGCCAGGTGCACCTTCGGAGGTGGGGGCAGCCAGGCCCAGGCGCgcgaggggcaggggtgggggcagttcCTTCAAGGAGAGCATCAGGTGCATGGGGTAGCGGAGGGGCCCACTGAGGGCGCCAGGTGCACCTTCGTTGGGGGagcagccaggcccaggccccaccAGCGTCCACTCGTGGCCGGACCCACAGGCGCGGTCACGATGACCTGGGTGACCACTATCTGGACTGTGGGGACCTCAGCAACGCCCTCAAGTGTTACTCCCGGGCCCGGGACTACTGCACCAGCGCCAAGCACGTCATTAACATGTGCCTCAACGTCATCAAGGTGGGCCCTGGGACGGATGCTCTGAGCGGGGCCGCAGGGCGGCACTGTCGGTGGGCCAGGGTCGGGTGCCCCAGGCTGAGTCCATCCCACCCGCAGGTCAGTGTCTACTTGCAGAATTGGTCTCACGTGCTGAGCTACGTCAGCAAGGCCGAGTCCACCCCGGAAATTGCTGAGGTAACACTGGCTCTGTGCCCCTCAGACTCTGTCCCCAGTGGCCCTCATCCTCCTGGAGTCGCCCTTCTCTCCTCATAGGCTGAAGCTGGGACCAGGGTTGCTCATGTGTACCCCCTTCCTTTGCAGCAGCGTGGGGAACGTGACACCCAAACTCAGGCCATCCTCACCAAGCTCAAGTGTGCAGCAGGTGAGGGCACCACAGCAGACCCTGTCCCAGCTGAGGAAGCCCGTGGCCCCCACACCTATGTCACTGTCCAGCTCAGGTCCCGCATGGGGAGGCTAGTGTGTGACCTGTGGTTGGGAGTGGCAGTGTGGTTTTTTGACAGCTGCTGCCATGGCGGTCCCGTCCGTGTCCCATGTCCATCCCCCAGCCCCCGGGCACATCAGCCCACTAGACCTCTGCAGTGGGAGCAGCAGCTGCC
This is a stretch of genomic DNA from Camelus bactrianus isolate YW-2024 breed Bactrian camel chromosome 16, ASM4877302v1, whole genome shotgun sequence. It encodes these proteins:
- the RFNG gene encoding beta-1,3-N-acetylglucosaminyltransferase radical fringe, whose protein sequence is MSRARGALCRACLALAAALAALLLLPLPPPLSRAPVPAPTRAPAPTRAPTPDPGPRAPPARPAASPLLRPDDVFIAVKTTRKNHGPRLGLLLRTWISRARRQTFIFTDGDDPELQLQGGSHVVNTNCSAVHTRQALCCKMSVEYDKFIESGRKWFCHVDDDNYVNSEGLLQLLATFSPSQDVYLGRPSLDHPIEATERVQEGGTVTTVKFWFATGGAGFCLSRGLALKMSPWASLGSFMSTAERVRLPDDCTVGYIVEGLLGARLLHSSLFHSHLENLQRLPPNSVLQQVTLSYGGPENPQNVVNVAGGFSREQDPTRFKSIHCLLYPDTDWCPARKQDDLASR